The Yersinia intermedia genome window below encodes:
- the pmrB gene encoding two-component system sensor histidine kinase PmrB, translated as MISMRRRLILMLALILLVTQLISAFWLWHESQEQISFLVDETLSAQARNERVDTEIAEAIASLLAPSLIMMAITLLLSFWAISWIIRPLDQLQKKLAERSADNLTPVIVKSDMQEIVSVTSTLNQLLSRLSNTLAQERLFTADAAHELRTPLAGIRLHLELMEQQGITESKLLINRIDLLMHTIEQLLALSRAGQNFASGLYQTLDWVENVVQPLQDELQEMCTLRQQTIQWEFPPYAKTEGDATLLRLMLRNLVENAHRYSPIGSQISVKLVTEDSGTILQVIDEGPGIKPEQAGELTQAFRRMDQRYGGSGLGLNIVIRIVQLHQGRLTLENRTERSGLKAQCWIPAVTHSTVLPQFS; from the coding sequence ATGATCAGTATGCGTCGCCGTCTGATCTTAATGCTGGCGTTAATTTTATTGGTTACCCAGTTAATTAGCGCATTTTGGTTATGGCATGAAAGTCAGGAGCAAATAAGCTTCCTGGTTGATGAAACCCTTAGCGCGCAAGCACGTAATGAACGGGTTGATACTGAAATAGCGGAAGCTATTGCATCACTGCTTGCCCCGTCGCTCATCATGATGGCCATTACTCTTTTGCTTTCTTTCTGGGCGATCAGTTGGATTATTCGCCCGTTGGATCAATTGCAAAAGAAGCTGGCTGAACGCTCAGCCGATAATCTCACCCCAGTGATTGTTAAGAGCGATATGCAAGAAATCGTCTCTGTAACGTCGACACTTAATCAGTTGTTATCCCGGCTATCCAATACTCTTGCGCAAGAACGTTTGTTCACCGCCGATGCCGCGCATGAGTTGCGCACCCCTCTTGCTGGAATTCGCCTGCACCTTGAGTTGATGGAACAACAAGGAATCACTGAGAGTAAATTATTGATTAACCGCATCGACTTATTGATGCATACCATTGAACAGCTACTGGCGCTATCCAGGGCTGGCCAAAATTTTGCCAGTGGCCTTTATCAAACTCTTGATTGGGTTGAGAACGTAGTACAGCCACTACAAGATGAGTTGCAGGAAATGTGTACTCTTCGCCAGCAAACTATTCAGTGGGAATTCCCTCCTTATGCCAAGACAGAAGGTGACGCCACTTTGCTGCGCTTAATGTTGCGAAATCTGGTTGAAAATGCCCATCGTTATAGCCCGATTGGTAGCCAGATTTCAGTCAAACTCGTTACTGAAGACTCGGGTACTATTCTGCAAGTGATAGATGAAGGGCCGGGTATAAAACCAGAACAGGCAGGCGAACTTACTCAGGCGTTTCGTCGTATGGATCAACGCTATGGAGGCAGTGGTTTAGGGCTAAATATCGTGATCCGTATTGTTCAACTGCACCAAGGCAGGCTAACACTGGAGAACCGCACAGAGCGTTCAGGATTAAAGGCACAATGCTGGATACCTGCGGTCACTCATAGCACGGTGTTACCTCAATTCAGCTAG
- the yhbY gene encoding ribosome assembly RNA-binding protein YhbY — MNLNNKQKQHLKSLAHPLKPVVMLGNNGLTEGVLAEIEQTLEHHELIKVKITAEERETKALIADAIVRETGAVNVQIIGNILVLYRPAKERKIILPR; from the coding sequence ATGAATCTGAATAACAAACAAAAACAGCACCTGAAAAGCTTGGCCCATCCATTAAAGCCAGTAGTCATGCTGGGCAATAACGGGTTAACCGAAGGGGTGCTGGCTGAAATCGAACAAACGCTGGAACATCATGAACTTATTAAGGTGAAGATCACTGCTGAAGAGCGTGAAACCAAAGCCCTAATTGCTGATGCCATCGTGCGTGAGACCGGTGCCGTTAACGTCCAAATCATCGGTAATATTTTAGTGCTCTATCGCCCGGCGAAAGAGCGCAAGATCATTTTACCGCGGTAA
- the greA gene encoding transcription elongation factor GreA → MKQIPMTVNGAEKLREELDFLKGVRRPKIIADIATAREHGDLKENAEYHAAREQQGFCEGRIQEIEAKLSNAQVIDITRMPNNGRVIFGATVRVLNVDSEEEQQYRIVGDDEADFKQNLISVNSPIARGLIGKEVDDVVVIRTPGGEVEYEILSVDYV, encoded by the coding sequence ATGAAACAGATTCCGATGACGGTAAATGGCGCAGAGAAACTGCGTGAAGAGCTGGATTTTTTAAAAGGCGTTCGTCGCCCTAAAATTATTGCTGATATCGCCACTGCCCGCGAACACGGTGACTTGAAAGAAAATGCTGAATATCACGCAGCCCGCGAGCAACAAGGGTTCTGTGAAGGCCGGATTCAAGAAATAGAAGCAAAACTCTCTAATGCGCAGGTGATTGATATCACCAGAATGCCAAATAATGGCCGCGTTATTTTTGGTGCCACGGTTCGTGTCTTAAATGTGGATAGCGAAGAAGAGCAGCAATACCGGATTGTGGGTGATGATGAAGCGGATTTTAAACAAAATCTTATTTCGGTTAACTCACCTATCGCTCGTGGCCTGATTGGTAAGGAAGTCGATGACGTCGTTGTTATTCGAACTCCAGGCGGCGAAGTAGAATATGAAATTCTTAGCGTGGATTATGTGTAA
- the ftsH gene encoding ATP-dependent zinc metalloprotease FtsH — protein MAKNLILWLVIAVVLMSVFQSFGPSESNGRKVDYSTFMSDVTQEQVREARINGREINVSKKDNSKYTTYIPVNDPKLLDTLLTKNVKVVGEPPEEPSLLASIFISWFPMLLLIGVWIFFMRQMQGGGGKGAMSFGKSKARMLTEDQIKTSFADVAGCDEAKEEVSELVDYLREPSRFQKLGGKIPKGVLMVGPPGTGKTLLAKAIAGEAKVPFFTISGSDFVEMFVGVGASRVRDMFEQAKKAAPCIIFIDEIDAVGRQRGAGLGGGHDEREQTLNQMLVEMDGFEGNEGIIVIAATNRPDVLDPALLRPGRFDRQVVVGLPDVRGREQILKVHMRRVPLDTDIDASVIARGTPGFSGADLANLVNEAALFAARGNKRVVSMAEFEKAKDKIMMGAERRSMVMTEAQKESTAYHEAGHAIIGRLVPEHDPVHKVTIIPRGRALGVTFFLPEGDSISASRQKLESQISTLYGGRLAEEIIYGPEKVSTGASNDIKVATSIARNMVTQWGFSEKLGPLLYAEEEGEVFLGRSVAKAKHMSDETARIIDQEVKLLVERNYQRARTLLMENMDVLHTMKDALMKYETIDAPQIDDLMNRKEVRPPAGWDDATKNKSSDNDSTPKAPTPVDEPNVPTPGNSNTMSEQLGDK, from the coding sequence ATGGCGAAAAACCTAATTCTCTGGTTAGTTATTGCAGTCGTACTGATGTCTGTATTCCAGAGCTTTGGACCCAGCGAATCGAATGGCCGTAAAGTGGATTACTCTACTTTCATGTCCGACGTAACCCAAGAACAGGTTCGTGAAGCGCGTATTAATGGGCGTGAAATTAACGTCAGTAAGAAAGATAACAGCAAATATACGACTTACATTCCGGTCAATGATCCAAAGCTGTTAGATACCTTATTGACTAAAAATGTGAAAGTTGTTGGTGAGCCACCGGAAGAGCCGAGCTTGCTGGCCTCTATCTTTATTTCCTGGTTCCCAATGCTGTTGTTGATTGGGGTCTGGATCTTCTTTATGCGTCAAATGCAAGGTGGCGGCGGCAAAGGGGCAATGTCCTTTGGCAAGAGCAAAGCCCGCATGCTGACAGAAGATCAAATAAAAACCTCTTTTGCTGATGTGGCCGGTTGCGACGAAGCAAAAGAAGAAGTCAGTGAGTTAGTTGACTACCTGCGTGAGCCAAGCCGCTTCCAGAAACTGGGCGGTAAGATTCCGAAAGGCGTGTTGATGGTCGGTCCTCCAGGGACAGGTAAAACCTTGCTGGCGAAAGCCATTGCAGGTGAAGCTAAAGTGCCATTCTTCACTATTTCTGGTTCTGACTTCGTGGAAATGTTCGTTGGTGTGGGTGCATCCCGTGTCCGTGACATGTTTGAGCAGGCTAAGAAAGCCGCACCTTGTATCATCTTTATCGATGAAATCGATGCGGTAGGCCGTCAGCGTGGCGCTGGTTTGGGTGGTGGTCATGATGAACGTGAACAGACACTGAACCAGATGCTGGTTGAAATGGATGGCTTTGAAGGCAATGAAGGCATCATCGTCATCGCGGCAACTAACCGTCCAGACGTTCTTGACCCAGCGTTACTGCGTCCAGGTCGTTTTGACCGTCAGGTTGTGGTTGGTTTACCTGATGTCCGTGGTCGTGAACAGATTCTGAAAGTTCATATGCGCCGCGTACCATTAGATACCGATATCGATGCTTCAGTTATCGCACGCGGTACACCAGGTTTCTCTGGTGCTGACTTGGCTAACCTGGTCAACGAAGCCGCACTGTTTGCTGCTCGTGGTAACAAGCGTGTCGTTTCGATGGCTGAGTTTGAGAAAGCGAAAGATAAAATTATGATGGGTGCGGAACGTCGCTCCATGGTAATGACTGAAGCGCAGAAAGAGTCTACGGCTTATCATGAAGCAGGCCACGCGATCATCGGTCGTCTGGTTCCTGAGCATGACCCAGTACATAAAGTGACCATTATTCCACGTGGTCGTGCGTTGGGTGTGACATTCTTCCTGCCGGAAGGTGATTCTATCAGTGCCAGCCGTCAGAAACTGGAAAGCCAGATCTCTACCTTATACGGTGGTCGTCTTGCTGAAGAGATCATTTACGGGCCGGAAAAAGTCTCTACCGGTGCATCGAATGATATCAAAGTTGCTACGTCTATCGCGCGTAACATGGTGACACAGTGGGGCTTCTCCGAAAAACTGGGGCCGTTGCTGTATGCTGAAGAAGAAGGCGAAGTATTCCTTGGCCGTTCTGTGGCAAAAGCCAAGCATATGTCTGATGAAACTGCGCGTATTATCGATCAGGAAGTTAAGTTACTTGTCGAGCGCAACTATCAGCGTGCACGTACTTTGCTGATGGAAAACATGGATGTTCTGCATACCATGAAAGATGCGTTGATGAAGTATGAAACGATTGATGCACCGCAGATTGATGATTTGATGAATCGCAAAGAAGTTCGCCCGCCAGCAGGTTGGGATGATGCGACCAAGAATAAATCATCTGACAATGACAGCACACCAAAGGCACCAACGCCGGTAGATGAGCCAAACGTACCAACGCCTGGCAATTCAAATACCATGTCAGAACAGTTGGGCGATAAGTAA
- the glmM gene encoding phosphoglucosamine mutase, translated as MSNRKYFGTDGIRGKVGESPITPDFVLKLGWAAGKVLARHGSRKIIIGKDTRISGYMLESALEAGLAAAGLSASFTGPMPTPAVAYLTRTFRAEAGIVISASHNPFEDNGIKFFSIDGTKLPDDVEEAIEAEMEKPLTCVESAELGKANRIVDAAGRYIEFCKGTFPSELSLKELKIVVDCANGATYHIAPSVLRELGANVITIGCEPDGMNINEECGATDVRLLQARVLAEGAHVGLAFDGDGDRLMMVDHLGNKVDGDQILYIIAREGLRQGQLKGGAVGTLMSNMGLQLALKDLGIPFVRAKVGDRYVLEAMQEKGWRIGAENSGHVILLDKTTTGDGIVAGLQVLTAMVRNHMSLHDLCSGMKLLPQILVNVRFSGEHNPLKSEEVEEVTRQVEKELGDRGRVLLRKSGTEPLIRVMVEGDAEESLIAEMANRIADAVKAAG; from the coding sequence ATGAGTAACCGTAAATACTTTGGTACAGATGGCATTCGCGGCAAAGTGGGTGAGAGCCCGATTACGCCTGATTTTGTATTAAAGCTCGGCTGGGCTGCCGGTAAGGTTCTGGCTCGACATGGTTCTCGTAAAATTATCATTGGTAAAGATACGCGTATTTCCGGCTACATGCTGGAGTCGGCGCTGGAAGCTGGCTTGGCTGCTGCAGGGCTGTCTGCATCATTTACTGGCCCGATGCCGACCCCGGCCGTTGCTTATCTGACCCGAACTTTCCGCGCTGAAGCGGGTATTGTTATTTCAGCTTCCCATAACCCTTTCGAAGATAATGGCATTAAATTCTTCTCGATCGATGGCACCAAGCTGCCCGATGATGTAGAGGAGGCCATTGAAGCAGAAATGGAAAAACCATTAACCTGCGTTGAATCGGCCGAACTGGGTAAAGCCAACCGTATCGTGGATGCGGCCGGGCGCTACATTGAGTTCTGTAAAGGCACATTCCCAAGCGAACTCAGCCTGAAGGAATTAAAAATCGTGGTCGATTGCGCCAATGGTGCAACCTATCACATCGCCCCAAGTGTACTGCGTGAACTCGGCGCAAATGTTATCACCATCGGCTGTGAGCCTGATGGTATGAATATCAACGAAGAATGTGGCGCCACGGATGTTCGCTTGCTGCAAGCGCGTGTGCTTGCTGAAGGGGCACATGTTGGTCTGGCATTTGACGGCGACGGCGATCGGTTGATGATGGTTGATCATCTGGGCAACAAGGTTGATGGTGACCAGATTCTGTATATCATCGCGCGTGAAGGCTTGCGTCAAGGTCAACTTAAGGGTGGGGCAGTTGGCACGCTGATGAGTAATATGGGCCTGCAACTGGCGCTGAAAGATCTGGGTATTCCGTTTGTTCGTGCCAAAGTGGGTGACCGCTATGTGCTGGAAGCCATGCAAGAAAAAGGCTGGCGTATTGGAGCTGAAAACTCCGGTCATGTGATTTTGTTGGATAAAACTACCACCGGTGACGGCATTGTTGCTGGTTTGCAAGTGCTTACTGCTATGGTGCGTAACCACATGAGCCTGCATGATTTATGCAGTGGCATGAAGCTCTTGCCACAAATCCTGGTGAACGTGCGTTTCTCTGGTGAACACAACCCGTTGAAATCAGAGGAAGTTGAAGAAGTGACTCGCCAAGTTGAAAAAGAGCTAGGCGATCGTGGTCGCGTTCTGTTGCGTAAATCAGGTACCGAACCCTTAATCCGCGTGATGGTTGAAGGCGACGCTGAAGAATCATTGATTGCTGAAATGGCAAACCGAATTGCTGATGCGGTGAAAGCAGCAGGTTAA
- the dacB gene encoding serine-type D-Ala-D-Ala carboxypeptidase: protein MHFSRIVSGLACAIAINISISNANAAQVENYTQYLPDGANLALVVQKIGATTPAIDYHAQQMALPASTQKVLTALAALLQLGPDFRFSTTLESHGPITDGVLRGNLIARFDGDPTLTRQQLRNMVATLRKAGVKQVAGDLIIDTSVFASHDKAPGWPWNDMTQCFSAPPAAAIVDRNCFSVSLYSAPNPGDMAFIRVASYYPVQMFSEVRTLAKGSPDAQYCELDVVPGELNRFTLTGCLTQRSEPLPLAFAVQNGASYAGAILKDELKKADIQIDGSLRRQTTPGPAGSVLAQAQSAPLHDLLKIMLKKSDNMIADTVFRTIGHQRFGVPGTWRAGADAVRQVLRQKAGVDLGNSIVVDGSGLSRHNLISPATMMQALQYIAQHDQELNFISMLPLSGYDGTLRYRGGLHEAGVDGKVSAKTGALQGVYNLAGFITTASGQRMAFVQFLSGYAVPPEDQKNRRAPLVRFESRLYKDIYQNN from the coding sequence ATGCATTTTTCACGAATTGTCAGTGGATTGGCCTGCGCTATTGCGATCAATATCAGCATATCTAACGCCAATGCGGCTCAGGTCGAAAATTACACACAGTATCTGCCTGATGGGGCAAATCTTGCGTTAGTGGTACAAAAAATCGGGGCCACTACCCCGGCAATAGACTATCACGCCCAGCAGATGGCATTACCCGCCAGTACGCAAAAAGTCCTGACGGCATTGGCCGCATTATTACAACTTGGGCCCGATTTTCGCTTCAGTACCACACTGGAAAGCCACGGCCCGATCACCGATGGTGTGTTGCGCGGCAATTTAATTGCTCGTTTTGACGGTGACCCCACCTTAACACGCCAGCAACTGCGTAATATGGTGGCTACACTACGAAAAGCGGGTGTGAAACAAGTTGCAGGTGATCTGATCATTGATACGTCGGTTTTCGCCAGCCATGATAAAGCACCCGGTTGGCCGTGGAACGACATGACACAATGTTTTAGTGCCCCCCCTGCGGCGGCCATTGTCGATCGCAACTGTTTTTCTGTCTCACTATACAGCGCACCTAATCCGGGTGACATGGCATTTATCCGAGTTGCATCCTATTATCCGGTGCAGATGTTCAGTGAAGTACGTACTTTAGCTAAAGGTTCACCGGATGCGCAATATTGCGAGTTAGATGTCGTTCCGGGTGAATTAAACCGATTCACGCTTACCGGATGCCTGACACAACGCAGCGAACCTCTGCCGCTGGCCTTTGCCGTACAAAATGGGGCCAGCTATGCCGGTGCCATCTTGAAAGATGAACTGAAAAAAGCGGATATTCAGATTGACGGTAGTTTGCGGCGCCAAACTACACCAGGCCCTGCGGGAAGCGTGTTAGCACAAGCACAGTCAGCACCGTTACATGACTTACTGAAAATCATGTTGAAAAAGTCTGACAACATGATTGCCGATACCGTATTCAGGACCATTGGTCATCAGCGATTTGGTGTACCGGGTACATGGCGCGCCGGTGCCGATGCAGTGCGTCAGGTTCTGCGCCAGAAAGCCGGTGTGGATCTGGGGAACAGTATTGTCGTGGATGGCTCAGGGTTGTCACGTCATAACCTTATTTCACCAGCAACCATGATGCAGGCTTTGCAGTATATAGCTCAGCATGATCAAGAGCTTAACTTTATCTCAATGCTGCCGTTATCGGGTTATGATGGCACATTACGCTATCGCGGTGGCCTGCATGAGGCTGGTGTTGATGGCAAGGTTTCGGCTAAAACCGGGGCACTACAAGGCGTATACAATCTGGCCGGATTTATCACCACTGCGAGCGGGCAGCGCATGGCATTTGTCCAATTCTTGTCGGGTTACGCCGTGCCACCAGAAGATCAAAAAAATCGTCGGGCACCTTTGGTTCGCTTCGAAAGTCGCCTGTATAAAGATATCTATCAGAACAATTAA
- the rlmE gene encoding 23S rRNA (uridine(2552)-2'-O)-methyltransferase RlmE, whose product MSNKKRSASSSRWLQEHFSDKYVIQAQKKGLRSRAWFKLDEIQQNDKLFKPGMTVVDLGAAPGGWSQYVVSQIGGKGRIIACDLLPMDPIVGVDFLQGDFRDELVLKALLERVGDKKVQVVMSDMAPNMCGTPAVDIPKSMYLVELALDMCRDVLAPGGSFLVKVFQGDGFDEYLREIRSLFTKVKIRKPDASRARSREVYIVATGRKL is encoded by the coding sequence ATGTCTAATAAAAAGCGTTCGGCTAGCTCCAGTCGCTGGTTACAAGAACACTTTAGCGATAAATATGTAATTCAGGCGCAGAAAAAGGGGCTACGCTCCCGCGCCTGGTTTAAACTTGATGAAATACAACAGAACGATAAACTTTTTAAACCCGGTATGACAGTGGTCGATTTAGGCGCTGCACCCGGCGGTTGGTCCCAATATGTTGTAAGCCAAATAGGCGGTAAAGGGCGAATCATCGCATGTGATCTTCTACCAATGGATCCTATCGTTGGTGTCGATTTCCTTCAGGGCGATTTTCGTGATGAACTGGTCTTGAAAGCCTTACTTGAGCGTGTTGGGGATAAAAAAGTTCAGGTGGTCATGTCCGATATGGCCCCGAATATGTGTGGTACTCCGGCAGTCGATATACCTAAATCAATGTATCTGGTTGAATTAGCTTTGGATATGTGTCGTGATGTACTTGCACCAGGCGGAAGTTTCCTGGTGAAGGTGTTTCAGGGAGATGGCTTTGATGAATACCTACGGGAAATTCGCTCCCTGTTTACGAAAGTTAAGATTCGTAAGCCAGACGCTTCTCGTGCGCGATCGCGTGAAGTGTACATTGTAGCGACAGGGCGGAAACTGTAG
- the cgtA gene encoding Obg family GTPase CgtA translates to MKFVDEATILVVAGDGGNGCVSFRREKYIPNGGPDGGDGGDGGDIFLLADENLNTLIDYRFVKSFRAERGQNGQSRDCTGKRGKDITIKVPVGTRVLDQGTGEIVGDMTRHGQILMVAKGGFHGLGNTRFKSSVNRAPRQKTMGTEGETRELMLELLLLADVGMLGLPNAGKSTFIRAVSAAKPKVADYPFTTLIPSLGVVRMDHEQSFVVADIPGLIEGASDGAGLGIRFLKHLERCRVLLHLVDLAPTDESDPIENAKVIVNELQQYSENLSQKPRWLVFNKIDLIGTEEAEVRAKAIVEALGWDDKYYMISAANRENVNALCWDVMKFLNSQPKAMAIAESAPEKVEFMWDDYHREQLAEVEAEAAAEEDDDDWDEEDDDGVEFIYER, encoded by the coding sequence ATGAAGTTTGTTGATGAAGCTACGATTCTGGTTGTAGCGGGTGACGGTGGTAACGGCTGCGTCAGCTTCCGCCGCGAAAAATATATCCCTAATGGTGGTCCTGACGGTGGTGATGGTGGTGATGGCGGCGATATTTTCCTGCTGGCCGATGAAAACCTTAACACGCTGATTGATTACCGTTTTGTGAAGTCTTTCCGTGCTGAACGTGGGCAGAACGGCCAGAGCCGTGATTGTACCGGCAAACGTGGTAAAGATATCACCATTAAAGTCCCGGTGGGTACCCGTGTACTGGATCAGGGAACCGGTGAAATTGTGGGTGATATGACCCGCCATGGCCAGATTCTGATGGTCGCGAAAGGGGGGTTCCACGGGTTAGGTAACACCCGATTCAAATCATCGGTTAACCGTGCGCCACGCCAGAAAACCATGGGTACTGAAGGCGAAACCCGTGAATTGATGCTTGAGCTGCTGCTGCTGGCTGATGTAGGGATGTTAGGTTTGCCAAACGCCGGTAAATCAACCTTTATCCGTGCAGTTTCTGCGGCTAAACCCAAAGTGGCTGATTATCCATTTACGACATTGATCCCAAGTCTGGGTGTTGTACGAATGGATCACGAGCAGAGCTTTGTGGTTGCCGATATTCCTGGTTTGATCGAAGGTGCATCAGACGGTGCCGGTCTGGGTATTCGTTTCCTAAAGCATCTGGAACGTTGCCGTGTACTGCTGCACTTGGTTGATCTGGCTCCGACCGATGAATCTGATCCGATTGAGAATGCCAAAGTCATCGTTAATGAGTTGCAGCAATACAGCGAAAATCTTTCCCAGAAGCCACGCTGGCTTGTTTTCAATAAGATTGACCTGATAGGTACTGAAGAAGCTGAAGTTCGCGCTAAAGCCATTGTAGAAGCGCTGGGATGGGACGATAAGTACTACATGATTTCTGCCGCGAATCGCGAGAATGTGAATGCGCTGTGCTGGGATGTCATGAAATTCCTTAACAGCCAACCTAAAGCCATGGCTATTGCAGAAAGTGCGCCAGAAAAAGTTGAATTCATGTGGGATGATTATCACCGTGAACAACTGGCTGAAGTGGAAGCTGAAGCAGCGGCAGAAGAAGATGACGACGATTGGGATGAAGAGGATGATGACGGCGTAGAGTTTATCTACGAACGTTAA
- the pmrA gene encoding two-component system response regulator PmrA produces MKLLIVEDDELLQRGIAMALTNQGYACDCAGTAAEAHSLLHTSQYSMVILDLGLPDQDGAVLLRQWRRQHVTLPVLILTARDALEDRVDGLDAGADDYLIKPFALAELLARVRALIRRYQGQSDNLVQQDDLSLNLSTQQVCLQDQPLEVTPKEFAILSRLIMRAGQTVNRELLQQDLYTWNDDLGSNTLEVHIHNLRRKLGKDRIRTVRGIGYRLEAQS; encoded by the coding sequence ATGAAACTACTGATTGTTGAAGATGATGAACTACTGCAACGCGGAATAGCGATGGCCCTGACCAACCAAGGCTATGCCTGCGACTGTGCCGGTACCGCAGCCGAAGCGCACAGTTTATTACACACCAGTCAGTACAGTATGGTAATCCTCGATCTCGGCTTGCCGGATCAAGATGGAGCCGTATTGCTGCGTCAATGGCGTCGCCAGCATGTCACCCTACCGGTGCTCATCCTCACCGCCCGTGATGCACTGGAAGACCGGGTTGACGGGCTGGATGCCGGTGCTGACGATTACCTTATCAAACCTTTCGCGTTAGCCGAATTACTGGCACGCGTCCGCGCATTGATCCGACGTTATCAGGGGCAAAGTGACAATCTGGTACAACAAGATGATCTGAGCCTTAACTTATCAACCCAGCAAGTCTGTTTGCAGGATCAGCCGCTGGAAGTCACACCTAAAGAGTTTGCGATCCTCTCACGTTTAATTATGCGAGCCGGTCAAACGGTTAATCGTGAGTTATTACAGCAGGATCTGTATACCTGGAATGATGATCTCGGCTCCAATACGTTAGAAGTGCATATCCATAACCTGCGTCGTAAATTAGGCAAGGATCGTATCCGCACTGTCAGGGGTATTGGCTATCGACTGGAAGCGCAATCATGA
- the folP gene encoding dihydropteroate synthase — MQLTARDRVLDLSLPQVMGILNVTPDSFSDGGNHNNLDKALQHAQSMLSAGATLIDIGGESTRPGAAQVSEQEELDRVVPVVEALAKRFDVWLSVDTSKAAVITESAQAGAHLINDIRSLQEPGALDAAAKTGLPVCLMHMQGQPQSMQQSPHYDDLLADVNQFFEHHIARCVAAGIAKSKLLLDPGFGFGKNLAHNYQLLARLAELHHFELPLLVGMSRKSMVGQLLHVPPQQRVIGSVACAVIAAMQGAQIVRVHDVKETVEAMRIVEATLSAKG, encoded by the coding sequence ATGCAGTTAACTGCCAGAGATCGGGTTCTGGATCTTTCTCTCCCGCAAGTTATGGGTATTCTGAATGTCACCCCGGATTCATTTTCGGATGGTGGGAATCACAATAATCTTGATAAAGCATTACAGCATGCCCAATCAATGCTATCAGCAGGTGCTACGCTGATTGATATTGGCGGCGAGTCCACTCGCCCCGGTGCTGCGCAAGTGAGTGAGCAGGAAGAGCTTGATCGGGTCGTGCCCGTTGTAGAAGCGCTAGCCAAGCGCTTTGATGTCTGGTTATCGGTGGATACCTCTAAAGCGGCGGTTATCACCGAATCTGCTCAAGCAGGCGCCCATCTGATTAATGATATTCGCTCATTACAAGAGCCTGGTGCGCTTGACGCTGCGGCAAAAACTGGGTTGCCGGTGTGCCTGATGCATATGCAGGGGCAACCGCAAAGTATGCAACAGTCACCGCATTACGACGATTTACTGGCTGATGTAAACCAGTTTTTTGAACACCATATTGCTCGCTGTGTTGCGGCCGGCATCGCAAAAAGTAAATTGTTACTCGACCCAGGCTTCGGTTTCGGTAAAAATCTGGCGCATAATTACCAGTTATTGGCGCGATTGGCCGAACTACATCATTTTGAGTTGCCATTGTTAGTGGGAATGTCGCGAAAATCGATGGTGGGTCAGCTATTACATGTTCCGCCACAACAGCGGGTCATCGGGAGTGTCGCTTGTGCTGTCATTGCCGCTATGCAAGGCGCACAGATTGTCCGAGTGCATGATGTCAAAGAAACTGTCGAGGCGATGCGTATCGTCGAGGCAACACTTTCAGCGAAGGGATAA